A genomic window from Vagococcus sp. CY52-2 includes:
- a CDS encoding ComE operon protein 2, whose protein sequence is MRRERIPWDQYFMAQSLLLSLRSTCTRLSVGATIVRDRRIIAGGYNGSVTGDVHCIDEGCYLVDGHCVRTIHAEMNAILQCAKFGVETDGAEIYVTHFPCLQCTKMILQAGIKMIHYLKDYRNDDYAMKLIKQAGATIDKVTLSQEYFDTLAFGEDND, encoded by the coding sequence ATGAGAAGAGAAAGAATTCCTTGGGATCAATACTTTATGGCTCAAAGTCTATTGTTATCTTTACGTAGCACATGTACAAGATTATCAGTTGGAGCAACAATTGTCCGAGATAGACGAATAATAGCTGGAGGATATAATGGATCTGTAACGGGAGATGTTCATTGCATAGATGAAGGATGTTACCTTGTTGATGGACATTGTGTACGAACCATCCATGCAGAGATGAATGCTATTTTACAATGCGCAAAATTTGGCGTTGAAACAGATGGGGCAGAAATTTATGTGACACACTTTCCCTGTTTACAATGCACTAAAATGATTTTACAAGCGGGGATTAAAATGATTCACTATTTGAAAGATTATCGAAATGATGATTATGCAATGAAATTGATTAAACAAGCGGGCGCAACAATTGATAAAGTCACGTTATCTCAAGAATATTTTGACACACTTGCTTTTGGTGAAGACAATGATTAA
- a CDS encoding SepM family pheromone-processing serine protease, protein MNKELFKKKSFYLKVLGVLVILFVLIFPLPYYIESPGSADKLNQIITVDGKKDTQEGSFMMTTVQVQKANVLTVLLSKLDRNAELIPQQDILGDSNSAEYERIQEYNMEDSKNEAIQIALELADIPYRRVYKGIYVLSVADYSSFYKKLEVGDLIQKLNGKTMLQSNDFIQTLQKMPIDESLSIGYERNGHEEVADGKIIKLPKLNRPGIGVTVVDQTSIDTKKDIQFNTQGVSGPSAGLMFSLELYSMLSQKDLKQGRNIAGTGTINDKGKVGDIGGIEKKVVAAEKAGATIFFAPNNETEGKTNYELAKESADKNHLSLKVVPVKTIQDAINYLEKHTP, encoded by the coding sequence ATGAACAAGGAGCTTTTTAAAAAGAAATCATTTTATCTAAAAGTGTTAGGTGTTTTAGTGATTTTATTTGTTTTAATTTTTCCATTACCCTATTATATTGAATCGCCAGGTAGTGCTGATAAATTAAATCAAATTATTACTGTAGATGGTAAAAAGGATACGCAAGAAGGCTCGTTTATGATGACGACAGTTCAAGTCCAAAAAGCCAATGTTTTAACGGTTTTATTAAGTAAATTGGATCGTAATGCAGAGCTAATTCCCCAACAAGACATATTAGGTGACTCCAATTCAGCTGAGTATGAACGTATTCAAGAATATAATATGGAAGACTCAAAAAATGAAGCCATCCAGATTGCATTGGAATTAGCTGATATTCCTTATAGGCGTGTATATAAAGGGATTTATGTATTATCTGTTGCAGACTATTCTAGTTTTTATAAAAAATTAGAAGTGGGTGATTTAATTCAAAAATTAAATGGAAAGACAATGCTACAATCGAATGATTTTATTCAAACTTTACAAAAGATGCCAATTGATGAATCTCTTTCTATTGGTTATGAGCGAAATGGGCACGAAGAAGTGGCTGATGGAAAAATTATTAAGTTACCAAAATTAAATCGACCGGGAATTGGTGTGACTGTTGTGGATCAAACATCTATTGATACTAAGAAAGACATTCAATTTAATACACAAGGTGTAAGTGGTCCTTCAGCGGGATTAATGTTTAGTTTGGAACTTTATAGCATGTTAAGTCAGAAAGATTTAAAACAAGGACGAAATATTGCAGGGACAGGAACGATTAACGATAAAGGAAAAGTAGGAGATATTGGCGGAATCGAGAAAAAGGTAGTGGCAGCTGAAAAAGCTGGAGCAACGATATTTTTCGCCCCGAATAATGAAACAGAAGGAAAAACGAATTATGAATTAGCCAAGGAATCAGCGGATAAAAATCATCTTTCACTAAAAGTGGTACCTGTTAAAACGATTCAAGATGCGATAAATTACTTAGAAAAACACACGCCTTAG
- a CDS encoding helix-hairpin-helix domain-containing protein: MNRFKKLEDKKWLVLGVVSMIIVSAFVLIRMFSANKIIVEESTTITTNSTLRENIEKNVISTDEMYVDIKGAVINPGIYQVTGNMRVLNVVELAGGFLSNADDKRVNLSERVSDQMVIYIPKEGEVLDDIPMLQSNGKDKQDSSKSDLINLNTATIDELKTLNGIGEKKAESIIKYREEKGLFKTIEDLTNVDGIGEKTFESLKSSIIV; this comes from the coding sequence ATGAATCGTTTTAAAAAATTAGAAGATAAAAAATGGCTTGTACTTGGCGTTGTAAGTATGATTATAGTGAGTGCTTTTGTGCTGATAAGAATGTTTTCTGCAAATAAGATAATAGTTGAGGAGTCCACCACTATCACAACGAATAGTACACTAAGAGAAAATATTGAAAAAAATGTTATATCAACTGATGAGATGTATGTAGATATTAAGGGTGCGGTTATCAATCCAGGTATTTATCAAGTAACTGGTAATATGAGAGTATTGAATGTCGTGGAATTAGCAGGCGGATTTTTATCTAATGCTGATGATAAACGGGTGAATCTATCTGAGCGTGTAAGTGATCAAATGGTTATTTACATCCCAAAAGAGGGCGAAGTACTAGATGACATACCAATGCTACAAAGTAATGGAAAAGACAAGCAAGACTCAAGTAAGTCAGATTTAATTAATCTTAATACAGCAACCATAGATGAGTTAAAAACATTAAATGGTATTGGTGAGAAAAAAGCAGAAAGTATTATTAAATACCGTGAAGAAAAAGGGTTATTTAAAACAATAGAAGATTTAACAAATGTTGATGGTATTGGTGAAAAAACTTTTGAAAGTTTAAAATCATCCATCATAGTGTAG